A single window of Cytobacillus dafuensis DNA harbors:
- a CDS encoding non-ribosomal peptide synthetase, whose translation MSQKIGIQNIYPLTPLQEGILFHHLMDASSNAYIEQLVLSIKGRFHIDHLKEAYQRIIDRHDVFRTVFRSKKLAKPLQVVLKTRKAKIHFEDITSRDIVNKELFLEHYRELEVEKGFDLTKDQLFRITVLKVADDEYKLLFTFHHIILDGWSVAIVLEELMEVYHSIPLEKEISIDPVYPYSSYISWAENQNMSDASIYWNQYIREYEEPITIPKLSNKKTSSSYEAEDFVFDFGQEITSSLRDLAKRQKVTLNTVVQSLWGLLVHWYSQSEDIMFGSVVSGRPADLPGIEKAVGMYINTVPVRMKINKDLTFSSLIESVQNLGLQSKPYEYYPLYLIENKLNSNQPLIDHVLAFENYPLNQKSFEKRNNSSFVVENIQFYDQTHYDLNVIVFPEDSLRVRISFNSAVFDVGFIQGIKQHLVELAKKVCESPNEKLRGLSPLSNDEKAIILKHGNAEMAQYPSEYTIHEIFEICSEKYPSKTALKYGVQHVTYEELNSKSNRLAAVLRQKGLHRGDIVAIMADRTPEMIIGILATLKAGGTYLPVDPTLPFDRIHYMLSDSKAKFMLGQNDEIKEYSGIFISFKDIQLQNIPSTNLKNVNEPTDTAYIIYTSGTTGRPKGVMVDHKNVIRLLHNSDIQFQFDSGDIWTLFHSFSFDFSVWEMYGALLYGGTCVIVPKEIAQNPKAFLSLLQKEKVTVLNQTPSAFFHLIEEVYKKTNMTLNLRYVIFGGEALKPLILHEWKQRFPEICLVNMYGITETTVHVTYKEMNEYDIAQNISNIGKPIPTNTVYILNDQKELLPIGVPGELYVGGKGVSKGYLFQETLTKERFLENLFRPGELMYKTGDLVRMLPSGDLEYLGRIDHQVKVRGHRIELGEIENQLLSHSEIKEAVVINLKDHTDMTYLCAYVVSDRELSSTALRTYLSSFLPDYMIPAHFVFLASLPLTGNGKIDRKELPKPEISSNFAYVEPQTSLEIELAKIWKEVLGVERVGIHDHFFELGGHSLRATQLVNMIHKNLDLELPLKMVFEKPTIQLMCQEIEKLNPSEKREFHEIQKVEEQEYYPASSAQKRLLILNQLENIGNNYNITGAVQLEGPVDPKRLEQAIQQVINRHEALRTSFETTEEGFIQRVHPHVPFSLEQWEEKEPKASQSVNRFSRPFNLSNAPLLRAGLVKTGPECHVLILDMHHSISDEASLKTMLKEISLLYKGEVLPPLRLQYKDVAAWQTERMKTKEFLEAETFWLKEMSGELPVLDISRRERPKFQSFEGDRVDFHVPTSLAQQLSELATKTGTTLYMVLLSAYQLLLSRYSGQEDIIVGSPVASRPHADLQNMVGMFVNTIPMRNSLSEEESIRSLLQKVRERALLAFEHQSYPFEQLVEKVSITRDLSRNPVFDHMFIMHDAGTAKLELENVDITSYSLEDRSAKVDLTLEVSENEMGLSAWFQYSTALFSKDEMKIMSSHFVNILEEIVKDTDQPLSSIEMISEAERYTLLHDLNPKTVAGVERTVHQRFEEQVTHTPAQIAVISSGREYTYQEINERANRMARALQNMNVEKGDRIGVMVKRSEDLIIALLAVLKTGAAYVPIDPDYPEDRIAYMVHDSNTKYIMTDVREGRLSSFDEKLCLLSDLADQSEDGSNLEVDVLATELAYIIYTSGSTGKPKGVMVEHRSVHNFIEGMSECVKMASGDKVLALTTVSFDIFVTETFLPLAKGACVIMASEEEQQDPALLSSLIMDNEVTTIQATPSRIKGLLMYPEGEECLETVKVMIVGGEALPPTLLQSLQAYTNLTIYNAYGPSETSVWSTIKNVTSDHEVTIGQPIRNTRCYIVGPHNRFQPIGVLGELCIAGSGVSRGYLNRPELTASKFVEDPFMTGETMYKTGDLARWLPDGQIEYAGRIDQQVKMRGYRIELQEIEVCMEECNTIREAAVALHRDSLGDTYLCGYVVWNDPEKTISFKDLKVELAKRLPGYMVPTHFMVLEQLPLTANGKLDRKSMPKPEHRNDSYVEPQTQWEKQLTKLWSKVLGVQKVGVHDHFFSLGGQSLKAIKLINEINKLYNIEMTIKDLFLHPTVYGMSQMIEKQKKVDYVPIVPSKKADTYPMTSAQKRLFLLNEMEGVSVSYNMPTVLEVTGEFNIFMLQKAFTTLIDRHEILRTSFEIQHGEPVQRIHEQVYSEITVLKANQENLDVFIEASIQAFNLTTPPLIRMTVVEVVDKNKHFVILDMHHIISDGLSLEIIEAELLQLYQGRRLDKLDLQYKDFAVWQKTQLNKQRLKDQEMFWLEKFEKDAPLLELPLDYQRPKVKSFKGSRYHFNIDQEFTRQLNQLVNETDATLYMILLSCFQVTLSRYTGQEDIVVGTPVSGRNHPDVHNLVGMFVNMLPLRMCATGKKSFRDFLHEVKKITLESFTNQDYPFEELIGKLKLERDIGRNPLFDVVFALQNSSLSKMVLTNQVFSPYQVKESTSKFDLMLEAVEEEGVIQLNLQYCTDLFNEDTIIRFSKSFINIVKAVCKEHNRQICDLEILSEDEEKEILQLSKGPASHFYPELTIQEAFEIQVNTQPDKIAVISQGQPMTYKELNDKANRLAHFLKDKGVQEDESIGILMEQTEDMIVSILGVLKAGASYLPLNLEYPADRLKYLLEDSKTRFIIVDKSYEENLDFQGEFISVDTFPFFDWSGENLEVSNSPSNLAYIMYTSGTTGNPKGVMVTHRNVNSLVLHPNYVGFEETDQILLTGASSFDATTFEIWGALLNGLTVHLCERRLLFEINRLSDYIKQNNITIMWLTSSLFNQYAEHNDDMFAPLRYLIVGGEALSPKHISLARKNKKLNVINAYGPTENTTFSTYYPIHNDFTRNIPIGRPISNSSVFIVDSFNNLQPIGVAGEICVGGAGVARGYLNKQELTSKKFTQNPFGEDRIYHTGDIGRWLPDGNIEYIGRIDNQVKIRGYRIELKEIEAALLKHSSVRNGVVKVNEDINKQKCLCAYYVAEDQIEPSELRDELKKRLPSYMIPSFFIELNELPLTVNGKVDTQSLPNPDYDKRNDVTLPRNEMEEIMVEIFKEVLGVPNLGMNESFFDLGGDSIKALQISARLHSIQLKMEVKDLFKYPTIESIAPFIQKVINEEFQGAIEGEVQLTPIQKWFFEKLSMEHYWNQAIMLHHKGKFDEPTVRAVMRKLVEHHDALRMSYLHGNSITQVNRGTTFMDEELFHFDIYDYTNLKDYQYEISKKANSLYKGLNLQNGPLVSLGLFKTSEGDFLLFIVHHLVIDGVSWRILIEDFISGYQNMIQTKDLCMPKKTASYQSWSAFLSSYSKDTSLLKEIEYWEGIFKHNIPKIEKEFTETTNLSKHSRIVSVEFSKEETISLLNDVHHAFHTEKNDILLTALALSLKSWTGNSKFLVNLEGHGREAITSNINISRTIGWFTSIFPVLLDVTFSEEKSHLIKQVKEMMRGIPNKGIGFGILKYLSPFGEQIQFAAKSEPQISFNFLGEYGNELKKPFTLSSLPIGESINPESVRPHDIEILGKVVNGALQFQFEYNKLHFSNKTMERLARLFKSHLIDLIHLCTMKKESEYTPSDYGDNHNLTFDELENLQDLIAAKFKS comes from the coding sequence ATGAGCCAAAAAATAGGAATTCAAAACATTTATCCATTAACACCTTTACAAGAAGGCATTTTATTCCATCATTTGATGGATGCGTCTTCGAACGCTTATATTGAGCAGTTAGTACTTTCAATTAAAGGAAGGTTTCATATAGACCATCTGAAAGAGGCTTATCAAAGAATAATTGATCGCCATGATGTGTTTAGAACAGTTTTTCGATCAAAAAAGTTAGCAAAGCCACTACAAGTTGTTTTGAAAACCAGAAAGGCAAAAATACATTTTGAGGATATTACAAGCAGGGACATTGTTAATAAAGAATTATTTCTTGAACATTATCGTGAGCTAGAGGTTGAAAAAGGATTTGATTTAACAAAAGACCAGCTTTTTCGTATTACAGTATTGAAAGTTGCTGATGATGAGTATAAGCTTCTTTTCACATTTCACCACATCATTTTGGACGGGTGGTCAGTAGCAATTGTTCTTGAGGAATTGATGGAAGTGTACCATTCCATTCCTCTGGAAAAAGAAATTTCAATTGACCCAGTGTACCCATACAGCTCATATATTTCATGGGCAGAAAATCAAAATATGAGTGATGCGAGTATATACTGGAATCAATATATTCGTGAGTATGAAGAACCTATTACCATTCCAAAATTATCAAATAAAAAAACATCATCATCCTATGAGGCAGAAGACTTTGTTTTTGATTTTGGTCAAGAAATAACGAGCTCTCTTAGAGATTTAGCAAAGAGACAAAAAGTTACTTTGAATACTGTTGTGCAATCTCTTTGGGGACTACTAGTACATTGGTATTCCCAATCAGAAGACATTATGTTTGGTTCGGTAGTATCAGGCAGGCCAGCTGACCTTCCGGGGATTGAGAAGGCAGTGGGGATGTATATTAATACAGTTCCAGTTCGAATGAAAATCAACAAAGATCTAACATTTTCATCGTTGATTGAATCTGTCCAAAACTTAGGATTGCAGAGTAAACCATATGAGTATTATCCATTATATCTTATTGAAAATAAGCTGAATTCTAATCAGCCTTTGATTGACCATGTATTAGCATTTGAAAACTATCCCTTGAATCAAAAGAGTTTTGAAAAGCGTAATAATAGCAGTTTTGTAGTGGAGAATATTCAATTTTATGATCAGACTCATTACGATTTAAATGTAATCGTGTTTCCTGAGGATAGTCTTAGAGTGAGAATTTCGTTTAATTCTGCCGTCTTTGATGTTGGCTTTATACAAGGTATCAAACAACACCTTGTTGAATTAGCCAAAAAAGTATGCGAATCTCCTAATGAAAAATTGAGGGGGCTTTCTCCTCTCTCCAATGATGAGAAAGCCATCATTTTAAAACATGGGAATGCTGAAATGGCTCAATATCCAAGTGAGTATACGATTCATGAAATTTTTGAAATTTGTTCAGAAAAGTATCCTTCTAAGACTGCATTGAAATATGGAGTACAACATGTAACTTACGAGGAGTTGAATAGTAAGTCTAATAGATTAGCGGCTGTGCTAAGGCAAAAGGGGTTACATCGTGGGGATATTGTAGCAATAATGGCAGACCGTACTCCTGAAATGATTATTGGTATTTTAGCGACATTAAAAGCAGGAGGTACATATCTCCCAGTGGACCCGACTCTTCCATTTGATCGGATTCACTATATGTTAAGTGATAGCAAGGCAAAGTTTATGCTAGGTCAAAATGATGAAATAAAAGAGTACTCAGGAATCTTTATTAGTTTCAAGGATATCCAGCTTCAAAACATCCCTAGCACAAATTTAAAGAATGTTAATGAGCCAACTGATACAGCATATATTATCTACACCTCTGGTACAACTGGAAGACCGAAGGGAGTCATGGTTGATCATAAAAATGTGATAAGGCTACTTCATAATAGTGACATTCAATTTCAATTTGACAGTGGGGACATTTGGACACTATTTCATTCTTTTAGTTTTGATTTTTCAGTATGGGAGATGTACGGGGCTTTATTATACGGAGGAACCTGTGTCATTGTACCGAAAGAAATTGCTCAAAATCCAAAGGCGTTTTTATCTCTGCTTCAAAAAGAAAAGGTGACAGTGTTAAACCAAACTCCTTCAGCATTTTTTCATCTGATTGAGGAGGTTTATAAGAAGACAAACATGACGCTCAATCTTCGATACGTTATCTTTGGTGGAGAAGCATTGAAACCATTGATTCTTCATGAATGGAAGCAAAGATTTCCAGAAATTTGTTTGGTTAACATGTATGGAATCACTGAAACAACTGTTCATGTTACTTATAAAGAAATGAATGAATACGATATCGCTCAAAATATTAGTAATATTGGGAAACCTATTCCTACTAACACAGTTTATATCCTTAATGATCAAAAGGAACTATTGCCTATAGGGGTTCCTGGTGAACTCTACGTAGGAGGTAAGGGTGTTTCAAAAGGGTATTTATTTCAAGAGACTTTAACGAAAGAACGATTTTTAGAAAACCTATTTAGACCAGGAGAATTGATGTATAAAACAGGAGACTTGGTACGCATGCTACCGAGTGGAGATTTGGAATACCTAGGTCGAATAGATCATCAAGTTAAAGTTCGCGGGCATAGAATTGAACTTGGAGAAATCGAGAATCAATTATTAAGCCATTCTGAAATCAAAGAGGCGGTTGTAATTAATCTCAAGGATCATACAGATATGACTTACTTATGTGCATATGTGGTATCTGATAGGGAACTTTCGTCCACTGCCTTAAGAACATATTTATCTAGCTTTCTACCGGATTATATGATTCCTGCTCACTTTGTCTTTCTGGCATCCCTTCCACTAACGGGAAATGGAAAAATTGACCGAAAGGAATTACCTAAGCCAGAGATAAGCAGTAACTTCGCGTATGTAGAACCACAAACGAGCTTAGAGATTGAATTGGCGAAAATATGGAAAGAGGTTCTCGGAGTTGAACGAGTTGGAATCCACGATCATTTTTTTGAATTAGGGGGACATTCTCTTCGTGCAACTCAATTGGTCAATATGATTCATAAGAACTTGGATTTAGAACTTCCATTAAAAATGGTATTTGAGAAACCAACCATCCAACTTATGTGTCAAGAAATAGAAAAACTAAATCCATCGGAAAAAAGGGAGTTCCATGAGATTCAGAAAGTTGAAGAACAGGAATATTATCCTGCATCATCAGCACAAAAACGATTGTTGATTTTAAATCAGCTTGAAAACATAGGAAACAATTATAACATTACGGGTGCGGTTCAATTAGAGGGTCCTGTCGATCCAAAGAGGCTTGAACAGGCAATCCAACAGGTAATCAATAGACATGAAGCGTTACGGACTTCTTTTGAAACTACTGAGGAAGGATTTATTCAGCGGGTTCATCCGCATGTCCCTTTTTCATTAGAGCAATGGGAAGAAAAGGAACCGAAGGCTTCTCAGAGCGTGAATCGCTTTTCGCGTCCTTTCAATCTATCTAATGCCCCTCTATTGCGGGCAGGTCTTGTCAAGACAGGGCCAGAATGTCATGTGTTGATTTTGGATATGCATCATAGTATTTCGGACGAGGCCTCATTGAAGACCATGTTGAAGGAAATTAGTTTGTTGTATAAAGGAGAAGTTCTACCGCCGCTACGCCTTCAATACAAAGATGTGGCAGCCTGGCAAACAGAGCGAATGAAGACAAAAGAATTCTTGGAAGCTGAAACGTTCTGGTTGAAGGAAATGTCAGGAGAGCTCCCAGTGTTAGATATTTCAAGAAGAGAACGACCAAAGTTTCAAAGCTTCGAAGGGGATCGGGTAGATTTTCATGTTCCAACATCATTGGCACAACAGCTTTCTGAACTAGCAACCAAAACAGGGACAACCTTGTATATGGTATTGTTATCTGCTTATCAGCTTCTTCTTTCGAGGTATTCGGGACAAGAAGATATTATTGTGGGATCTCCAGTAGCTAGCCGACCACATGCAGACCTTCAGAATATGGTTGGAATGTTTGTAAATACGATTCCAATGAGAAACAGTCTAAGTGAGGAAGAAAGCATTCGCTCTTTATTACAAAAAGTAAGGGAGCGTGCGCTCCTAGCCTTTGAGCATCAATCATATCCGTTTGAGCAGTTGGTGGAGAAGGTGTCCATCACAAGAGACTTGAGTCGTAACCCGGTCTTCGACCACATGTTTATTATGCATGATGCAGGTACAGCGAAGCTAGAATTGGAGAACGTGGACATCACTTCTTATTCTTTAGAGGATCGCTCCGCAAAAGTAGACCTGACTTTAGAAGTTTCGGAGAATGAGATGGGACTCTCCGCTTGGTTTCAATATAGCACAGCGTTATTTTCAAAAGATGAAATGAAGATAATGTCTTCACACTTTGTCAATATTTTGGAAGAAATCGTAAAGGATACTGATCAGCCATTGTCTTCTATTGAAATGATCTCAGAGGCTGAACGATATACCCTTCTTCATGATTTAAATCCAAAGACAGTAGCGGGAGTCGAACGTACCGTTCACCAACGATTTGAAGAACAAGTTACACATACCCCTGCACAAATCGCGGTTATTTCAAGTGGGAGGGAATACACCTATCAAGAAATCAATGAACGTGCAAATCGAATGGCCCGTGCCCTTCAAAACATGAACGTAGAAAAAGGCGACCGAATCGGGGTTATGGTCAAACGTTCAGAGGATCTTATCATCGCTCTACTCGCTGTATTAAAAACGGGGGCTGCGTATGTACCAATCGATCCAGATTACCCTGAAGATCGTATTGCCTACATGGTTCACGACAGTAACACCAAATATATTATGACGGATGTTCGTGAAGGCCGTTTGTCATCATTTGACGAAAAGCTTTGCTTATTATCAGACTTAGCTGACCAAAGTGAAGATGGTTCCAATCTGGAAGTAGATGTGCTGGCTACGGAGTTAGCGTATATCATCTATACGTCTGGTTCCACTGGAAAGCCAAAGGGAGTTATGGTAGAGCACCGTTCGGTGCACAATTTTATCGAAGGAATGTCAGAATGTGTGAAAATGGCTTCTGGAGATAAAGTGTTGGCATTAACAACGGTATCGTTTGATATTTTTGTCACAGAAACCTTTCTCCCATTGGCAAAAGGCGCATGTGTCATTATGGCAAGTGAGGAAGAACAACAGGACCCAGCCTTATTAAGCAGCCTAATAATGGACAACGAGGTTACAACCATTCAGGCTACACCATCAAGAATAAAAGGGCTTTTGATGTATCCAGAGGGAGAAGAGTGCTTAGAGACAGTCAAGGTAATGATCGTGGGTGGAGAAGCCCTGCCACCTACTCTATTACAAAGTCTACAAGCTTACACGAATCTAACAATCTACAATGCATATGGACCATCAGAAACTTCCGTCTGGTCCACGATTAAAAATGTAACGTCTGATCATGAGGTTACGATTGGTCAACCAATCCGTAATACGCGTTGTTATATCGTAGGACCACATAACCGTTTTCAGCCAATTGGGGTTCTAGGAGAATTGTGTATTGCCGGAAGCGGGGTATCGCGAGGATACTTAAACCGTCCAGAGCTTACGGCAAGTAAGTTTGTGGAAGACCCATTTATGACTGGTGAAACCATGTATAAAACGGGTGACCTGGCACGCTGGTTACCGGATGGCCAGATTGAATATGCAGGACGTATCGACCAACAAGTGAAAATGCGAGGTTACAGAATAGAGCTTCAAGAAATTGAAGTATGTATGGAAGAATGTAACACGATTCGTGAAGCAGCAGTTGCACTTCATAGAGATTCTTTAGGGGACACGTATCTCTGTGGATATGTTGTATGGAACGATCCGGAAAAGACCATTTCTTTTAAAGATCTTAAAGTAGAATTGGCAAAGAGACTCCCAGGATACATGGTACCAACTCATTTTATGGTGCTCGAACAGCTCCCATTAACAGCCAATGGGAAATTGGATCGAAAATCAATGCCTAAGCCAGAACATAGAAACGATAGTTATGTAGAACCACAAACACAGTGGGAAAAGCAATTAACAAAACTATGGAGTAAAGTACTTGGAGTCCAGAAAGTTGGTGTTCATGATCATTTCTTTTCTCTTGGTGGACAATCTTTAAAAGCAATTAAGCTGATTAATGAAATTAATAAGCTATATAACATTGAAATGACAATAAAAGATCTGTTCTTACATCCAACGGTGTATGGAATGTCGCAGATGATTGAAAAGCAAAAAAAGGTTGATTATGTTCCAATAGTTCCATCAAAAAAAGCAGATACCTATCCTATGACATCAGCTCAAAAACGACTGTTCTTACTAAATGAGATGGAAGGCGTAAGCGTTAGCTATAATATGCCTACGGTTTTAGAGGTCACTGGAGAATTTAATATATTTATGCTTCAAAAAGCCTTTACTACTCTAATTGATCGACACGAGATTCTTAGAACCTCATTTGAAATACAGCATGGAGAGCCAGTTCAAAGAATCCATGAGCAGGTTTATAGTGAGATAACAGTTTTAAAAGCGAATCAAGAAAATCTTGATGTTTTTATTGAGGCATCAATCCAGGCGTTTAACCTGACTACCCCACCTTTAATAAGAATGACTGTGGTTGAAGTAGTAGATAAAAATAAGCATTTTGTCATTCTAGACATGCATCATATTATATCGGATGGATTATCGCTAGAAATTATAGAGGCTGAGCTTCTTCAGCTTTACCAAGGTAGGCGTTTAGACAAGCTAGATCTTCAATATAAGGATTTTGCTGTCTGGCAAAAAACACAGCTAAATAAGCAAAGATTAAAAGATCAAGAAATGTTCTGGCTTGAGAAGTTTGAGAAGGATGCTCCGCTCTTAGAGTTGCCTCTTGATTATCAAAGACCAAAGGTAAAAAGCTTTAAAGGTAGTAGGTATCATTTCAATATTGATCAAGAATTCACTCGACAATTGAATCAGCTTGTAAATGAAACGGATGCTACTCTATACATGATTTTGCTTTCATGCTTCCAAGTAACATTATCACGATATACAGGTCAGGAAGATATTGTAGTTGGCACACCTGTTTCTGGAAGGAATCATCCAGATGTCCATAACTTAGTTGGTATGTTTGTTAATATGCTTCCACTAAGGATGTGCGCTACAGGTAAAAAGAGTTTTAGAGATTTCTTACATGAAGTGAAAAAGATAACTTTAGAATCTTTTACAAATCAGGATTATCCGTTTGAGGAATTAATTGGAAAACTAAAATTAGAGAGGGACATAGGAAGAAATCCACTATTTGATGTGGTTTTTGCTCTTCAAAACAGTTCATTGTCTAAGATGGTTCTTACTAATCAGGTTTTTAGTCCTTATCAAGTGAAGGAATCTACTTCAAAATTTGACTTGATGCTGGAGGCAGTAGAAGAAGAAGGAGTTATTCAGCTTAACCTTCAGTATTGTACTGATTTGTTTAATGAGGATACGATTATCCGATTCTCGAAAAGCTTTATTAATATTGTGAAGGCCGTATGCAAAGAACATAACCGACAAATTTGTGATTTAGAAATCCTTTCAGAGGATGAAGAAAAGGAAATTCTGCAGCTCTCAAAAGGTCCTGCATCACATTTTTATCCCGAGCTTACTATTCAGGAAGCTTTTGAAATACAGGTTAATACGCAACCAGACAAAATAGCAGTTATATCCCAAGGACAACCAATGACATACAAGGAACTAAATGATAAAGCGAATAGATTAGCGCATTTTCTTAAGGATAAAGGTGTTCAGGAAGATGAATCAATCGGAATATTGATGGAACAGACTGAAGACATGATTGTTTCAATCTTAGGAGTATTAAAGGCAGGGGCTTCTTACCTTCCTTTAAATTTAGAGTATCCAGCAGATCGATTGAAGTATTTGCTTGAAGATAGCAAGACCCGATTTATTATTGTGGATAAATCGTACGAGGAGAACCTAGATTTCCAAGGAGAGTTCATTAGTGTAGACACCTTTCCGTTTTTTGATTGGTCTGGTGAAAATCTTGAAGTTTCTAATTCGCCTAGTAACCTTGCTTATATTATGTACACCTCTGGGACGACTGGAAATCCTAAAGGAGTTATGGTAACCCATCGAAATGTCAATAGTTTAGTATTACATCCAAATTATGTTGGGTTTGAAGAGACAGATCAAATTCTATTAACTGGTGCAAGTAGTTTTGATGCTACAACTTTTGAAATTTGGGGAGCTTTATTAAATGGTCTGACGGTACATTTATGTGAACGAAGATTGTTGTTTGAGATTAATCGTCTCTCAGACTATATAAAACAAAACAACATTACAATTATGTGGCTTACATCTTCATTATTTAATCAATATGCCGAGCATAATGATGATATGTTTGCTCCTTTAAGGTACTTAATAGTAGGTGGAGAAGCTTTATCACCAAAGCATATCTCTCTTGCCCGTAAGAATAAAAAGCTGAATGTTATAAATGCATATGGACCTACTGAAAACACTACGTTTTCTACGTACTATCCGATTCATAATGATTTCACTAGGAATATACCTATCGGTAGGCCGATAAGCAATTCAAGTGTATTTATAGTGGATTCCTTTAACAATTTACAACCAATCGGAGTAGCAGGTGAAATATGTGTTGGAGGTGCTGGGGTCGCAAGAGGATATCTAAACAAACAAGAGCTAACAAGTAAGAAGTTTACTCAAAATCCATTCGGTGAGGATCGAATTTATCATACTGGTGATATTGGAAGATGGCTACCAGATGGAAATATAGAATATATCGGAAGAATAGACAATCAGGTAAAAATTAGGGGTTATCGAATCGAGCTTAAGGAAATTGAAGCTGCTTTACTAAAACATTCTTCTGTGAGGAATGGAGTTGTAAAAGTTAATGAGGATATCAATAAACAAAAGTGTCTATGTGCATATTATGTTGCTGAGGACCAAATAGAGCCTAGTGAACTAAGAGATGAGTTAAAAAAGAGACTGCCGTCTTATATGATTCCGTCCTTTTTCATAGAATTAAACGAGCTCCCATTAACTGTTAATGGAAAGGTTGACACACAATCTTTACCTAATCCAGATTATGACAAAAGAAATGATGTTACTTTGCCGCGTAATGAGATGGAGGAGATAATGGTAGAGATTTTCAAGGAAGTTCTTGGAGTACCAAACCTAGGGATGAATGAGAGCTTCTTTGATTTGGGAGGAGACTCCATTAAAGCCCTCCAGATATCTGCTAGACTTCATTCAATACAACTAAAAATGGAGGTAAAGGATCTTTTTAAATATCCAACGATTGAGAGTATCGCTCCCTTCATCCAAAAGGTAATAAATGAAGAATTTCAAGGAGCGATAGAAGGAGAGGTACAGTTAACTCCGATTCAAAAATGGTTTTTTGAAAAACTGTCGATGGAGCATTATTGGAATCAAGCAATTATGTTGCACCATAAAGGTAAATTTGATGAACCTACAGTAAGAGCTGTGATGAGAAAGCTAGTGGAGCATCATGATGCTCTACGGATGTCGTATCTGCATGGCAATTCCATTACACAGGTGAATCGAGGAACCACCTTTATGGATGAAGAACTATTCCATTTTGACATTTATGATTATACAAATCTAAAGGATTACCAGTACGAGATCAGCAAAAAAGCTAACAGTCTATACAAAGGGTTGAACTTACAAAATGGACCACTCGTGTCTTTAGGATTATTCAAGACCAGTGAAGGTGACTTTTTGTTATTCATCGTACATCATCTAGTAATTGACGGTGTCTCATGGAGGATATTAATAGAAGATTTTATAAGCGGCTACCAAAATATGATTCAAACGAAGGATTTATGTATGCCTAAGAAAACAGCATCCTATCAATCTTGGTCTGCATTCCTTTCTTCATACTCTAAAGATACTAGTTTGTTAAAAGAAATCGAGTATTGGGAGGGTATTTTTAAACATAATATTCCGAAGATTGAGAAAGAATTTACTGAAACAACTAATCTTTCTAAGCATAGCCGTATTGTATCTGTTGAATTTTCTAAGGAAGAAACCATCAGTTTACTAAATGATGTTCACCATGCATTTCATACAGAGAAAAATGATATTTTACTAACTGCACTGGCATTAAGCCTAAAATCCTGGACTGGAAATAGTAAGTTCCTAGTTAATCTTGAAGGACACGGAAGAGAAGCAATAACGAGTAACATCAACATTTCTCGTACAATCGGTTGGTTTACTTCAATCTTTCCTGTTTTATTAGATGTCACATTTTCAGAGGAAAAAAGTCATCTAATCAAACAAGTAAAAGAGATGATGAGAGGAATTCCTAATAAAGGTATAGGTTTTGGGATATTAAAATATTTATCACCTTTTGGAGAACAAATTCAGTTTGCAGCAAAGTCGGAGCCACAAATTAGTTTTAACTTTCTGGGGGAATATGGAAACGAATTGAAGAAGCCTTTTACTCTATCCTCATTACCTATAGGAGAATCGATTAACCCTGAATCAGTTCGACCACATGATATTGAAATCCTTGGGAAAGTAGTAAATGGAGCATTACAGTTTCAGTTTGAATATAACAAATTACATTTTTCCAACAAGACAATGGAAAGATTGGCAAGGTTGTTCAAGTCACATCTGATTGATTTAATTCATCTATGTACGATGAAGAAAGAAAGTGAATATACTCCTTCAGACTACGGTGATAATCATAATTTAACATTTGATGAACTAGAAAATTTACAAGACCTGATTGCAGCAAAATTCAAATCCTAG